The genomic interval GGCGACATCGACGCCAGCATCGCGGAGGCGGCGCGCGGGGACGAGATCGGCGAGGTCGGCCGCGCCGTCGAGCGCATCAAGGCGATGGTCGCGCGCAAGGCCGCCGAGGAAACCGAGATGCGCCGCATCGCCGACGAGGCGGCGGCCGTCGAGCGCCGGCGTACGATGATCGAACTGGCCGACCGCTTCGAGACGGCGGTCGGCGGCATCGTCGGCATGGTCTCCTCCTCGGCGACCGAGCTGCAGGCGACCGCCTCGACCATGACCGCGACGGCCACCGAGACCGCGACCCAGGCGACCACCGTCGCCGCCGCGGCGGAAGAGGCCGCGACCAACGTCAACACCGTGGCCTCCGCCGCCGAGGAACTCGGTAGTTCGGTCGCCGAGATCGGCCGGCAGGTCGCGGGCTCCACCCAGCTGGCGCAGGCCGCCGTCACCCAATCGGACCGGACCGCCCATCTCGTGCAGGAACTCAACGCCGCGGTCGGCCGCATCGGCGACGTGGTCGGCCTGATCTCCTCCATCGCCGGCCAGACCAACCTGCTCGCGCTCAACGCCACCATCGAGGCGGCCCGTGCGGGCGAGGCCGGCCGCGGCTTCGCGGTGGTCGCCGCCGAGGTCAAGGAACTCGCCAACCAGACCGCCCGGGCGACCGGGGAGATCTCGGCGCAGATCGGGCAGATCCAGGGCGTGACCGGTCAGGCGGTCGCGGCGATCGGCGACATCGCCGGCCGCATCCGCGACATCGACACGACGGCGACCGCCATCGCCGCGGCGGTGGAGCAGCAGGGCGCGGCGACGCAGGAGATCGTCCGCAACGTCGCCCAGGCCTCGACCGGTACCTCGGAGGTGACGGGCAACATCGCGGGCGTGGCGGGCGCGGCCGAGGAGACGGGCGCGGCGGCCAGCCAAGTGCTCGGCGCCGCCAGCGAACTGTCGCACCAGTCCGAGGCCCTGCGCGCCCAGGTCTCGCAGTTCCTCGCCACGGTGCGGGCGGCATAGGCTCGCACCGGGCTTCCGAGAAAGATCATCCCTTTGGCGGGGCGCCGGGGCGTTGGCCCGGCCTCCCTTCAATCAAGACTTCGCCCTGGACCCGCGAAAGGGCTTGCCCTTTCGAAACGCCGGACACCCCCGCAGGGCAGCCCCCTACCGGAACGGCGGCTCGTCGAAACTGCGAAGCTTGCGCGAGTGCAGGCCGGCCCGGTCAGCGCGCAGGGTGTCGAGGGTGGCGAGTCCGATCTTGAGATGCTCGGCCACCGCCCGCTCGTAGAAGGCGTTGGCCGCGCCCGGCAGCTTGATCTCGCCGTGCAGCGGCTTGTCGGAGACGCAGAGCAGCGTGCCGTAGGGCACCCGCAGGCGATAGCCCTGCGCGGCGATGGTGCCGCTCTCCATGTCCACCGCGATCGCCCGCGAGAGGTTGATGCGCCGCCGCTCCTGGCTGAAGCGAAGCTCCCAGTTGCGGTCGTCGTACGTCACCACGGTGCCGGTGCGCAGGCGCTGCTTGAGCGCGTCCGCCCGCTCCCCGGTGACGGCCGCCGCCGCCGCTTGCAGGGCGATCTGCACCTCGGCCAAAGCCGGCACCGGGATTTCGGGCGGGACGAGGTCGTCGAGGATGCGGTCGCGGCGCAGGTATCCGTGGGCAAGCACGTAGTCGCCGATGGTCTGCGACTGGCGCAAGCCGCCGCAATGCCCGACCATCAGCCAGCAATGCGGACGCAGCACCGCGAGATGGTCGGTGATGGTCTTCGCGTTGGAGGGGCCGACACCGATATTGACCAGCGTCGTGCCCTGGGGCGCCCCGTCCGGCCCGCGGCCGACGAGGTGGTAGGCCGGCATCTGGTACTTGTGCCAGGGCGAGGCGGCGATCAGCGCCGCCGGGTCGGCCGAGGCGGCCTCGGCCTGCTCCACGACGATCCCGCCGGGCAGCACCAGCCGCTCCCCCTCCCCCGCCGCCAGACGCTCCAACCCGTGGCGGACGAAGCCATCGACGTAGCGGTGATAATTGGTCAGCAGGATCCAGGGCTGGATCTCGCGCCAGTCCGAGCCGGTATAGTGCACCAGCCGGCGCAGGGAGTAATCGGTGCGCACCCCGTCGAACAAAGCGAGCGGGCGCGGATCGCCGGCATTCTCCAGCCACAGGCCATCGGCGACCTCATCGCCCACCACCGAGAGGAGCGGCGTCGGGAACAGGGTGGCGAGATCGCTCGTGCTGACGCCGCTGCCGCCGAGATCGGTGCCGGGCTCGACGATGTAGGGATAGGGAATCTCCTGGCCCGACAGGCCGACCTCGATGCTGGCGCCGTAATCGCGCACGAGCGGCCGCAACTGCTCCAAGAGATAGGCGCGGAAATAGCCGGGCTGCGTCACCGTGGTGGCGTAGAGGCCGGGCGCCTGGAACTTGGCGGTGGCCCGGTTGAGCCGCGGCAGCGGCCCCGCGGGCTGGTAGGTCAGGCGCAGCTCAGGGTAGCGAAATTGGAGCCGTTCGGTCGCGTCCGGGGCGATGCGGTGTTCGAGGTAGCGCGCCAGGGCCGTCTGGAGCGCCTGGGTCGCGCCCGCGTGCAGCGCCTCGAGCCGGTCCACGGCTGTCTCTGCGTCGGCAACAGCCTCCATCGGCCGCAACTCGTCGATGACCATGTGCCCTCCCCGCTGACCCCAAGACGTCTACACCGCACTTGGCGGCGAGACGCGCAAGAGGCTTGCCTTGCAAGGCACCTGCCCACCTTGCGGCGGCGGCACACCGGGGCGACAAGGCATGCGTCGCCAAACGGGGAAGCGAGAGCGAATGAACGAGGATGTCGAGCGGCGCCCCGGCGAGGAGGCGATCCCGCTGCCCGCCGACTACGATGCGGGCCTCTACTTCATCGGCCGGGTGCGCACGCCGTGGAAAGACCGAGGCGAGTGCCCGAAGAACGGCACGCAGACGGACGCGGTCTGCACCCTCGAAGTCGATGCCGCCTATCGGCCCGCGCTCCAGAACCTGGAGGGCGCCACCCACCTGATCGTGCTCTACTGGATGGACCGGGCCGCCCGCGACCTCGTGCGCCAGCAGCCGCGCCACGCGCCGGGCAGCCGCGGCACCTTCTCGCTCCGCTCGCCGGCGCGACCGAACCCCATCGCCCTATCCGTGGTCGAGCGGCTCGACATCGCCGACGGCACCGTCCGCGTGCGCGGGCTCGACTGCATCGACGGCACGCCCCTGCTCGACATCAAGCCCTACTTCGCCTCGACCGACAGCCGGCCGGAGGCGCGGGTTGATCGCGCCGGCACGGAGAAGCCGGCCGCACCCTGATCCGGCAGGATCGGACCTCCTGAAGCATCGTCCTTTTTCCGAAAGCCGGCCACCACCTTTCGGGACGATGCTCTAACCGTCCGTCTTCCCCTGCTGCCCCGCTCCGGATCGCGGCTTCGGGGTCAGCCGGGCCAGGGCCCGCAGATAGACCGGCTTGACGTGGGTCTTGTAGGTGCGGCGGGCAACGCCGCGACCGTGCCGGAACAGCGTCTCCGACAGGGCCGTCAACCGGCCGCGCAAGGAGCCGCCGGGGGAGACGTCGATCAGGAGATCCGCGATCTCGCGGCGGTCCGGCCAGATCTGCGCCAGCGCCGCCGAGGTGTCGCGGTTGCAGGAATCGATGGTGTCGATGGTCCCGTCCGCGAACGCCGTCTCGGTCGTCGCCTCCATCAGCAGCGAGCCGGGCCCCCATTTCGCATAAGCCTCGTCATACGCCATCTTCCAGCCGAAGGCCGTGCGGCCGGATCGCAGCCAGATGTTCATCGCGATGGCCCGGCCGTCGAGGCGCAGGGTCTCGATGCCGGCGCAGCCGTCCCGCGCCAACCCCACGATCATCGTCTGGGCGAAGGCGCAGAGCGGCGGCGCGTTGCGGATCGCCCGTCCGCGCCGACTCTTGCGGCCCTTCCAGCCGGCCGCCTCCAGATCGAGGAATTCCTGGAAGGCCGCGCTGACCTCCTCCGGCTTGCGAGAGCTGACGTGACGCAACTCGCCCTGCTCCGCGAGCCGCTTGCGATGCCGCCGCAACTCGGCACGCCGCTTCGTGGAGCCGGGAAGGGCCGGCGCAGCCTGTCCTGCGACCGGCGCATCGCGCCGGGCGCGCTGCCGGCGCTCGATCTCGACAATTCGGAAGCCGCGCCGGCTGGCCGCACCGACGAGGGCGGCGAAGACCGCCCCGTCCATCGCGATCTGGTTGGCGCAGATCAGCTTCGGCAGGGTGGAATTCTCGGCAACCGCATCGAGCATCGCCGACAGGGCCTCGACCGCATGGTCGCGATCGAGCACCGGCGAGCCGAGAAAGGTCAGCGAATTGCACGGGGCTTCGAGCGTCCGGATCGGCAGGCGCGACGAGGGCCGGCCGATCACGAGGAGCCAGACACCGATCAGCTCGGCCTCTTCCCCGCCGCGTCGGGACCAGGCGAGGAGAATATGCAGCGGCGTCTCGGTCGCGGTATACATCGCGCCGGCGACGGCGGGCTCCATGAACACGTTCGGCTCGGCGCAGCGCCGGACCAGCCGGCGCCATTCCGCGGCGAGGGCGCGAAAGCGCGGCGCGGTCGCGACTTCGACGGAAAAGGCCGGCCGGTGCGAGACCGCATCGGGCACCAAGGACGGGGGCGCGGGCTCGGCCGGAGGCAGGCTCGCGAAGTCGCCGCTCGAATCCATGGACGGCCCCTCTCATCGGTCTCGTCGCTCCGCCGACCCTGCATCCGCGGGCCGGCTCACGACGTCGTCACATCTCTGGCGGTTGAGAACGACGACAAAGCCGCGCTTAAAGCACGCGCTCTTGAGGGGGATATCCCGATGCGCCGACCGGCCCCGGTCCGTCGCGAACGGGCCGGAAGCGGCGCCACTATCCGGCGCGACGGTGCGCGCCTCACAGGAGCTGCCCGCCGGCGAGACGGTAGCGGCCGATCGCGCTCTGGAACGCCGCCCAGCCGGAGATCGCCGGATCGCGGACGATGTAGCGGAGATAGGCCCGTTCGGCGCGGTTCAGGCGCCAGGGCGTGAGCAGGTTTCCGCACAGGCGCCGCGGCGACCGGATCTTGAGCGTGTCGGAATCCGCGGGGCCGCCCTCCCCCTCACGCAGGCGGCAGCCGAGGGTGACGAAGTTCAGGCCCGCCAGCATCGCCACCTCCATGTGGTACCAGAAGCGCGGGTTGCACTCGATGAAGGCGATCTCGCCATCGGGCCGGCGCCGGACGTCGAACCCGATCACCCCGTCGTAGCGGAAATGCGCGACGAGCCTGCTCGCATGCGCATCGATGGCCGGAACGCGGATTTCCTCCAGCTTGGTCAGGGTCCGGCGATAGGAGAACGACGCGAAGATCGTCCCGGCTTCACAGAGATAGAACGCACTCAACTCCTCGCCCGGCACGTAAGCCTGACAGATGATCGGTGTGTAACTGAGATGCTCGGGAAGCGCGTCGGCGGAATCGATCCGCCGCACGCCGTAGCCGCCCGACATGGCCGCCGGCTTCAGGATCAGGGGGAATTCGAGGCGGCCACAGTCCGGGTCGCGGCGCAGATCCGCCATCGTCTCGAACCGCCGCGTCAGCGGGACGGGAAGCCCGAGGTCGGCGCAGACGCCGGCGAAGCGCCACTTGTCGTCGAGCGCGTCGAAGGTTTCCTGATCCGGCACGGGATAGTACGGCGCCCCGAACTCGGCCCCATGGGCCGCCAGAAGACGCGTCGTCCGGCTGCAACTCGGAAGCACCATATCGATCTTGTGGACGGCACAGAGCCGGCGAATATCGGCAAGATCCGATTGCCGGATATTGGCAAAATCTCCCGTAAAATCGATATATTTTTCACAAAAACGCGAACGCTTCAGGAGATATGCATCGTTTGCACCCAGGACGTAGACTTCATCGAAGCATTCGCCCGCGCATCGCAAGACTCGGTATTGGATGCGCGGGCCATTGGCTAAGACGAGCGCGCGCTTCATCATAATGCCTCATGTCCGACCAATCTCCGAACACTCAGAGAACGGACTAATATTTGATCTTCGATCGGCGGTCTTGAAACATCTATGTTTACACGCAATGTATCGTCAACAACCAATCATCAGAACATTCAACTTTTTGTAATAATTCTATACTAATGGGTGATCCGGAGAAATCGGGTTAGAACTCAATTGCGGCTTTGACGTCTGTTCGAAGCCGCAAGGCGGCCGGGCGACGGCGTCGGCTCAACACTGTTCCAGCTTTTCCAAGGTCAGCGGGTCGGGCCGTCCCTCGAAGAATGACGCGAGCGCACGGGCGAAGCCCGGATCGGCCGGATCGGCCCGCGCGAACAGCGTCATGGAGGAACGGAACTTCACGTCGTCGGGCGCGCCGAACAGGGCGTGGGCCGAGCGGCCCTCCCAGGCATTCGCGGCCCGCGTGCAGGTCCGCAGCCGTTCGCCGAGCAGCGGATGGGCGAGATAGGCCTGCGCCTCGGCCAGCGAGCGGATCGCGTAGCGCCGGGCCATCGCGCTGGAGCCGAGCCCGGCGATCTGGGGGAAGATGAACCACATCCAGTGGCTCTGCTTGCGCCCGTTCCGCAATTCCGCGAGCGCGCCCTCGTAGAGGCCGTCCTGTGCTTCCACGAAGCGGTTCAGGTCGAACGCATCGTCCGGCATCGTCTCTTCCTGTCGCATCGCCTCCGTGGCTGGGTAAACCGGCCGCGCGGACCGGCGTTCCTCAGGCTCCGGCCATCGCCTCGAAGACGAGGGCGTGGCGCGCGGCCAGGGCGTCGACATCGCTGCCATAGCCGCCGCCGATCACGGCGCAGAGCGGAATCCGCTGCGCCCGCGCGAGGCCGACCACGTATCGATCGCGGGCGAGCAATCCCGCATCGGTGAGGCAGAGGCGTCCGAGCCGGTCGTCGCGATGCGGATCGACACCGGCATTGTAGAAGATCAGGTCCGGCGCGAAGTTCTGGACCAGCGCGGGCAGGCGCGCCTCCAGCACCGCGCGGTATTCCGCATCGTCGAGCCCGTCGGGCAGGCCGATATCGAGGTCGCCCGGCACCTTGTCGTGCGGATAGTTGCGCTCGCAGTGGATCGAGAGCGTGAACAGGTCGGGCTCGCGGGCGAGACAATCGGCGGTGCCGTCGCCCTGATGCACGTCGAGATCGACGATCAGCGCCCGGGTGATCGCGCCCTCGCGTCTCAGGGCGAGGGCGGCCACCGCCACGTCGTTGAACACGCAGAATCCCGCACCGCCGGCCCGCCGCGCGTGGTGGCTACCGCCGGCCGTGCTGCCGGCGAGCCCGTGGCTGAGTGCCAGGCGCGCGGCGCGCAGCGTCCCCCCGGCCGAGGCGCAGGCGCGGGCGGCGACGGCCTCCGTCACGGGCAGGCCGATCGCCCGCTCGATCACCCGCGGCACCTGCGCGGCGAGCACCGCCGCGACATAGGCCGGATCGTGCGCCCCCGATAGCATTGCCGCGTCGGCGGGTTCCGGCGTGACGAAGCCGTCCGGCACGAGGCCGCGGGCGCGCAGAATTTCGGCGAGCCGGCCGTATTTGCGCATCGGAAAGCGATGGCCGTCCGGCAGTTCGGCCTCGTAGGCCGGGTGGAACACGATCGGGATCAAAGGAGCGGCCCGGGACGGCGTCTGAAGTGTCACACGCCTGATAAGGCGGCGCTGCTAGGGGCGTGATGGGACGCGCCGTCGCGCCCGAAGACACCCTCGACGGGAGACGCCGCGCATGATCGCACTGCCGGAGAGCGGCGCGCTCGCCGCCCTTGCGCTCTGCGCGGTTCTCGTCACCGTCAACCTTGCGAGCCTCGCGGTGGCAGCCCTGCGCATCGGACGCAAGGGCCACGACCGGGGTCGAGACAAGAACCACGACGAGAGCAAGCCGTCCGCCTTCCCCGCGGGCGCCCCCGTCTCGGTGGTGCGGCCCCTGCGCGGCCTGGAAGCGTTCAGCGAGGAGACGCTGCTCGCGAGCTTCCGGCTCGATTATCCGGTCTACGAGCTGATCTTCTGCGTGGCGGAGGCCGGCGACCCGATCCTGCCACTGCTGGAGCGGATGCGGGCGGCACATCCGCAGATCCCGTCGGAGCTGATCCTCGGCGACGAACGCATCGGCGGCAACCCGAAGCTCAACAACTGCGTGCGCGGCTGGGATGCCGCCCGGCACGACTGGGTGATCCTCGCCGATTCCAACGTCCTGATGCCGCCCGACTACATCCAGCAGATGCAGGCGGCGTGGCGGACGAGCAGCGGCCTCGTCTGCTCGACGCCGATCGGCGCACGTCCGGAGAACTTCTTCGCCGAAGTGGAATGCGCCTTCCTCAACACCCTGCAGGCCCGCTGGCAATATGCGGGCGAGGCGCTGGGCCTCGGCTTCGCGCAGGGCAAGAGCATGCTCTGGAACAAGCCCTTCCTCGAAGCGCAGGGCGGCATCCGCGCCCTGAACGCCGAGATCGCGGAGGACGCCGCCGCGACCAAGCTCGTGCGCGCGGCGGGCAAGCGGGTGCATCTCGTCGCCTCGCCGTTCCAGCAGCCGCTCGGGCACCGCGCCCTGTCGGAGGTCTGGTCGCGGCAGGTGCGCTGGGCGCGGCTGCGGCGGGTCACCTTCCCGCTCTTCTTCGCCCCCGAGATCGGCATCGGCGCCCTGCTGCCGCTGGTGCTGACGGGTCTCGTGGCCGGAAGCGTCGAGGCCACGCTCTGGCTCGTCGGCGCCGGCGCCCTCTGGTACGGGGCGGAAATCGCGCTGGCCGCGCGCGCCGGCTGGCACCGTTCGCCGCGGATGCTCGCCGCCCTCCTCGTCCGCGACGCCCTTCTGCCGGCGATCTGGGCGAGCGCCTGGGCCCGCACCGCCATCGTCTGGCGCGGAAATGCGATGGACATCCGCACCCGCGACGGGAACACACTGGAAACAGGGCCGAGCGCCGCCTGACCGCCGCCCTCATGAGGGTATGGCCCGGAGCAGCCTCCGCGCCGACGTGACGCGGCTTCCGTTGGCGAGCGGATGGGCCCGAACCGGAAACGGCCTACGGCTGCAATCGCAGGACACTCTCCGCGTTGAGCGAATTCCGCGCGTATCGCGACGCCCCAGGCCGAAGCATTCTTTGTCGACGCATTCTTTGCCAACGCATCCCCGGCCACAGAACTGCGTGCAACCGGGCGGCCATTACGATCCATTGCAACAGCCACCCGACGCCGCGAGAGGCAAGTCTTACAAAATCATTACATTATCGATAAAAGCGCAGCAATAGAAACAGTATATACTATAAAATATTCCGTAATCACGATTTAGTTGTCAAAAGACTGATCCGCATCGGATCGGGAAGAACCCTGTTGCCAACGGGACTCGCGACTCGCGTTGCGTGACAAATCTGTTAAAAAAGCAGTAAGCACGCAAACTCGCCGTGTCGTCATGGGAAAACACACTGCGATGGCTTGGATGCCGTTCCGAAACGTGCTGCCGACGTCATCCGCCTCACGCGACCGGGACGCGGAGCAACGGTCGCGCACCCCGGAGTCGGCCCCCACACCGCGACTGCCGAAGGCGGTCGTCCCCGACCTGATGGAGGGCGGGAGACGCGCCCGGTCGGCGCCCGAGCCCGCTCCGACGAACCTCGACGCCATCGGTCAACGGGACGAGGTCGTCCGGCAGCGCATCGACGCGATGGTCGACCGCCTGGACGACCTGCGAAGCCTCCAAGACGATTTCGTGCTGATCCTGCAACCGCTGGCGAGCATCAGCAGCGAGCTGTCCAAGGCCAGCGTGCGAATCGCCGAGCTTGAGAACACGCTGACTCAGGAGGTCAGCGCCAACGGCAACCTGCGCGACGAGGTGGCCGATCTCTCCACGAAGCTGTCGCGGATGAACAGCGAGCTGGCGGATTCCCAGGTCCATGCGAAGCGAACCCTGGAAAGCTTGCGCGAGCGCGATGCGGCGGTCGAGGCGCATCAGATCGATCTGCGCGACAAGGTGTCGGCCATCGAGAACCTGGAGCGCCAGCTCTTTTCCGAGGTCGAGCAGAACAAGGCGCTGACGAGCGAGAGCCGGGCGCTGCGGCAGGAAGCGCAGGCCGCCGACAGCGCCCTGGCGCGTTCCGAGCACGAGCTGAACAACGTCCGCGAGCGGAACAGCCTGCTGGAGGTCGAGGGACGCCGTCTCCAGCTTCTGAGCGAGGAGCAGGCGACACAGCTCGCGGATCTGGATGCCCGCCATCGCGACCTGACGACCACCGCCGAAGCCGACCGGCAGCGCCTGCGCATCGTCGAGACCCAACTCGCGACGGAAATCTCCGTAAGGGAGCGGAACGAAGCGCAGCACGAAACGGAGCTGTCCGCGCTCCGAAACGACCGCGCCAGCCTCGCGATGAAACTCGAAGCCGCCCTGAATCGGGCGACCTCGACGGAACAGTTGCTGGTGCAGGCCCGCAACCAGTTGCGGGACAAGGACGAGGAATTCCGTTCGGTCGATCGCAATTTCAAGGAAGCGACCATCGCGCGGAGCACGCTGGAACGCCGCCTCGAAGCCCTGCAAGCCGACCTATCGCGCCAGACCGAGCGGTTCCTGGAAATCCAGCGCATTCGCGGCGAACTCGACAGCCGTTGCGACATGCTCAACAAGGCTCTCGCGGCCAAGGATGCGGCGATCGAGCAGACGACGAACCGCAACGCGGTTCTGAACGATCGCATCGAGCACCTGACCCACCGGCACGAAGCTGCCCGCGCCGATCTCGAAGCCTCGAACCGCAGATTG from Methylobacterium sp. AMS5 carries:
- a CDS encoding HAMP domain-containing methyl-accepting chemotaxis protein, with product MKLIDNAGILVKVAVPLALMASSTVGVIAYARNALNSVAEQTQQVIDVEAVRQESILTAASSLNEAAIHNRTTIIETRPEVMTRHKARQEAAAVAAYAAFDRLSSLPDTPEHLAANRQMRQTAETFFHHLRRSTELGLVNDTEAAMKIVREDSAPIREKLNDQVQARVVEIGQQMQGKKQAAAEEANRAITTLMVGSGLALLVAIALAGSIAVFGITRPLDRLVAVLRRMSEGDIDASIAEAARGDEIGEVGRAVERIKAMVARKAAEETEMRRIADEAAAVERRRTMIELADRFETAVGGIVGMVSSSATELQATASTMTATATETATQATTVAAAAEEAATNVNTVASAAEELGSSVAEIGRQVAGSTQLAQAAVTQSDRTAHLVQELNAAVGRIGDVVGLISSIAGQTNLLALNATIEAARAGEAGRGFAVVAAEVKELANQTARATGEISAQIGQIQGVTGQAVAAIGDIAGRIRDIDTTATAIAAAVEQQGAATQEIVRNVAQASTGTSEVTGNIAGVAGAAEETGAAASQVLGAASELSHQSEALRAQVSQFLATVRAA
- a CDS encoding AMP nucleosidase — encoded protein: MVIDELRPMEAVADAETAVDRLEALHAGATQALQTALARYLEHRIAPDATERLQFRYPELRLTYQPAGPLPRLNRATAKFQAPGLYATTVTQPGYFRAYLLEQLRPLVRDYGASIEVGLSGQEIPYPYIVEPGTDLGGSGVSTSDLATLFPTPLLSVVGDEVADGLWLENAGDPRPLALFDGVRTDYSLRRLVHYTGSDWREIQPWILLTNYHRYVDGFVRHGLERLAAGEGERLVLPGGIVVEQAEAASADPAALIAASPWHKYQMPAYHLVGRGPDGAPQGTTLVNIGVGPSNAKTITDHLAVLRPHCWLMVGHCGGLRQSQTIGDYVLAHGYLRRDRILDDLVPPEIPVPALAEVQIALQAAAAAVTGERADALKQRLRTGTVVTYDDRNWELRFSQERRRINLSRAIAVDMESGTIAAQGYRLRVPYGTLLCVSDKPLHGEIKLPGAANAFYERAVAEHLKIGLATLDTLRADRAGLHSRKLRSFDEPPFR
- the tsaA gene encoding tRNA (N6-threonylcarbamoyladenosine(37)-N6)-methyltransferase TrmO — translated: MNEDVERRPGEEAIPLPADYDAGLYFIGRVRTPWKDRGECPKNGTQTDAVCTLEVDAAYRPALQNLEGATHLIVLYWMDRAARDLVRQQPRHAPGSRGTFSLRSPARPNPIALSVVERLDIADGTVRVRGLDCIDGTPLLDIKPYFASTDSRPEARVDRAGTEKPAAP
- a CDS encoding GNAT family N-acetyltransferase — encoded protein: MDSSGDFASLPPAEPAPPSLVPDAVSHRPAFSVEVATAPRFRALAAEWRRLVRRCAEPNVFMEPAVAGAMYTATETPLHILLAWSRRGGEEAELIGVWLLVIGRPSSRLPIRTLEAPCNSLTFLGSPVLDRDHAVEALSAMLDAVAENSTLPKLICANQIAMDGAVFAALVGAASRRGFRIVEIERRQRARRDAPVAGQAAPALPGSTKRRAELRRHRKRLAEQGELRHVSSRKPEEVSAAFQEFLDLEAAGWKGRKSRRGRAIRNAPPLCAFAQTMIVGLARDGCAGIETLRLDGRAIAMNIWLRSGRTAFGWKMAYDEAYAKWGPGSLLMEATTETAFADGTIDTIDSCNRDTSAALAQIWPDRREIADLLIDVSPGGSLRGRLTALSETLFRHGRGVARRTYKTHVKPVYLRALARLTPKPRSGAGQQGKTDG
- a CDS encoding ATP-grasp domain-containing protein — protein: MKRALVLANGPRIQYRVLRCAGECFDEVYVLGANDAYLLKRSRFCEKYIDFTGDFANIRQSDLADIRRLCAVHKIDMVLPSCSRTTRLLAAHGAEFGAPYYPVPDQETFDALDDKWRFAGVCADLGLPVPLTRRFETMADLRRDPDCGRLEFPLILKPAAMSGGYGVRRIDSADALPEHLSYTPIICQAYVPGEELSAFYLCEAGTIFASFSYRRTLTKLEEIRVPAIDAHASRLVAHFRYDGVIGFDVRRRPDGEIAFIECNPRFWYHMEVAMLAGLNFVTLGCRLREGEGGPADSDTLKIRSPRRLCGNLLTPWRLNRAERAYLRYIVRDPAISGWAAFQSAIGRYRLAGGQLL
- a CDS encoding DUF1810 domain-containing protein, which encodes MPDDAFDLNRFVEAQDGLYEGALAELRNGRKQSHWMWFIFPQIAGLGSSAMARRYAIRSLAEAQAYLAHPLLGERLRTCTRAANAWEGRSAHALFGAPDDVKFRSSMTLFARADPADPGFARALASFFEGRPDPLTLEKLEQC
- a CDS encoding histone deacetylase; translation: MIPIVFHPAYEAELPDGHRFPMRKYGRLAEILRARGLVPDGFVTPEPADAAMLSGAHDPAYVAAVLAAQVPRVIERAIGLPVTEAVAARACASAGGTLRAARLALSHGLAGSTAGGSHHARRAGGAGFCVFNDVAVAALALRREGAITRALIVDLDVHQGDGTADCLAREPDLFTLSIHCERNYPHDKVPGDLDIGLPDGLDDAEYRAVLEARLPALVQNFAPDLIFYNAGVDPHRDDRLGRLCLTDAGLLARDRYVVGLARAQRIPLCAVIGGGYGSDVDALAARHALVFEAMAGA
- a CDS encoding ceramide glucosyltransferase, translated to MIALPESGALAALALCAVLVTVNLASLAVAALRIGRKGHDRGRDKNHDESKPSAFPAGAPVSVVRPLRGLEAFSEETLLASFRLDYPVYELIFCVAEAGDPILPLLERMRAAHPQIPSELILGDERIGGNPKLNNCVRGWDAARHDWVILADSNVLMPPDYIQQMQAAWRTSSGLVCSTPIGARPENFFAEVECAFLNTLQARWQYAGEALGLGFAQGKSMLWNKPFLEAQGGIRALNAEIAEDAAATKLVRAAGKRVHLVASPFQQPLGHRALSEVWSRQVRWARLRRVTFPLFFAPEIGIGALLPLVLTGLVAGSVEATLWLVGAGALWYGAEIALAARAGWHRSPRMLAALLVRDALLPAIWASAWARTAIVWRGNAMDIRTRDGNTLETGPSAA
- a CDS encoding chromosome partitioning protein ParA is translated as MRDKSVKKAVSTQTRRVVMGKHTAMAWMPFRNVLPTSSASRDRDAEQRSRTPESAPTPRLPKAVVPDLMEGGRRARSAPEPAPTNLDAIGQRDEVVRQRIDAMVDRLDDLRSLQDDFVLILQPLASISSELSKASVRIAELENTLTQEVSANGNLRDEVADLSTKLSRMNSELADSQVHAKRTLESLRERDAAVEAHQIDLRDKVSAIENLERQLFSEVEQNKALTSESRALRQEAQAADSALARSEHELNNVRERNSLLEVEGRRLQLLSEEQATQLADLDARHRDLTTTAEADRQRLRIVETQLATEISVRERNEAQHETELSALRNDRASLAMKLEAALNRATSTEQLLVQARNQLRDKDEEFRSVDRNFKEATIARSTLERRLEALQADLSRQTERFLEIQRIRGELDSRCDMLNKALAAKDAAIEQTTNRNAVLNDRIEHLTHRHEAARADLEASNRRLMEELQNERSERALLQGALDIARESRVTLQKQHDALKRSGRPWREQVNDELDEDTAHASADEVSNVRPFSSTGKSA